In Candidatus Hydrogenedentota bacterium, the genomic stretch CCCGCGCCCGCCAAGTCGCCAAAATAGAGGCGCGGCGCTTCCTCCGGGCGCATCGCGAACAGCTTCGCCATAAGCATGCTGCCGCACGTAAACGGCAGGCTCGTCCCCACAAACAGTATACCGATCGAGAGCCAGAGCGGAATGGCCGCGGGACGCCCGGGCCGGCCCACGGGCACAACAGACAGAATGATCACGCCCAGCACCATCGCCCCGGCGGTCAGCAACGCAAGCCGGAACACCATGCGCCGCAGCGCCTCCGGCGAGCGGTCCGCTCCGCCGCCGCGGCTCAGGATTTGCGCGTACAACCCGCCCAGCCCATAGCCAAACAGCGCAACGCCAAGAACAAAGAAGCTGACATTGCGGATCACAATCGAGAACAGGCGCACGAGGTTGACCTCGTACCAGACCAGACCCACGCTCACGACCAGGATGGTGAGTCCCAGGCGCCATACCTCCCTTCTGGGGGCAGTATCGTCCGCCTTCAGATACGTCATGTTCGCTCCGTCCTTCCCGTTCATACCGCGAAAAGGAGCACCGCGCCGGACCGGGCCTGCCTCCGGCAGCGCCTCCCCCGCTCACACCGCATCCGCAATCGCGGACGCGCTAGTCCAACCGCTTCACCCGCAGATTACGGAACCAGATGGGCGCGCCCGCGTGCTTGCCCTGGAGTCCGATTTTGCCTTTCGTCGGCAGCGAACTCAGCGGCTTGCTCAACCACGACGGGATTTCCGTGCCGTCAGGATTCGTCTGCGCGGAGGTCCACAGGCTCATGTCCATCGACACGATATGCTCCCCGTTCAGCGCCACGTCGATGTGCTGCCCGATGCAGCGGATCGTCATCCGGTTCCACTCACCCGGCTGTTTCACGACGCTTTTCGAGGCCGGCAAATGCCCGAAGACCGCCCCGCACTGCCACGACCGCGGCGATTCCGCCCATTTCTTCGCGTGGTCGTCCGCAATCTGAATTTCGACCGCGTTTGGAATCCAATTCGAGACATCGCTGCAATAGACAATCACGCCGCTGTTGGTTTCGGGCGCGTTCCGGAATTCCAGGTCCAGGAGGAAATTCTCGTAGTCTTCCTGACTCCACAGCGCCTCGTCCTTGCTCGCCGTGAGTTCCCCGTTCTCGAAAGTCCAGACCCCGTCCGGCTTGACCGCATTCGACAGGTCCGGGGCGAACAACTCCTGCCATCCCGCCGTGTCCGGGTGTGTCAGCGGTTCCTGCGCAAGCTTCTCCAGGTCCCCCGCAAACCCCGTCCCGGCAATCACGCATGCCACGGTCCCGATCAGTGCCAGTTTTTT encodes the following:
- a CDS encoding DUF1080 domain-containing protein; translation: MKKLALIGTVACVIAGTGFAGDLEKLAQEPLTHPDTAGWQELFAPDLSNAVKPDGVWTFENGELTASKDEALWSQEDYENFLLDLEFRNAPETNSGVIVYCSDVSNWIPNAVEIQIADDHAKKWAESPRSWQCGAVFGHLPASKSVVKQPGEWNRMTIRCIGQHIDVALNGEHIVSMDMSLWTSAQTNPDGTEIPSWLSKPLSSLPTKGKIGLQGKHAGAPIWFRNLRVKRLD